A genomic stretch from Hemicordylus capensis ecotype Gifberg chromosome 1, rHemCap1.1.pri, whole genome shotgun sequence includes:
- the GPR75 gene encoding probable G-protein coupled receptor 75, with amino-acid sequence MNLTGWAEAKWTEHSNSSPQLPPHSWGNNDTFLFEGDLQEIIHTATLITCTFLLAVIFCLGSYGNLIVFLSFFDPAFRKFRTNFDFMILNLSFCDLFICSVTAPMFTFALFLDSAAGIPDAFCFTFHLTSSGFIIMSLKTVAVIALHRLRMVLGKQPNQTASFPCTLLLTLLLWATSFTLATLATMRTHKSRLCLPISSLVSGEGKIIPYMYVIDFICCVTVASVSYIMIAQALRRNAQVRKCPPVITVDASRPQPFSGPLMAGCADGVQCTVPALYRNQNYNKLQHVQTHGYGKNLSQLPASAASRLQLVSTVNLSTAKDSKAVVTCVVIVLSVLVCCLPLGISLVQDVLSRNSSFILYQFELCGFTLIFFKSGLNPFIYSRNSAGLRRRVLWCLQYLALLFFCCKQKTRLRAVGRGSLEANRNKSSHHETNSAYMLSPKPQKKFVDQACGPSHSKESMLSPKASIGQQPYGGQSSSTPMNTRIEPYYSIYNSCPSQEVSTPNSLQPASSPFGFARSYIAMNYHTTNDLVQDFDSTSAKQIPAPSV; translated from the coding sequence ATGAACCTGACTGGTTGGGCTGAGGCGAAGTGGACAGAGCACTCCAACTCCTCACCGCAGCTGCCACCACACTCTTGGGGCAACAATGACACCTTTTTGTTCGAGGGGGATCTCCAGGAAATCATCCACACAGCCACCCTGATCACGTGTACCTTTCTACTGGCTGTCATCTTCTGTCTGGGTTCCTATGGCAACCTCATTGTCTTCTTGTCCTTCTTTGACCCGGCCTTCCGGAAGTTCAGGACCAACTTTGATTTCATGATCCTCAACCTGTCCTTCTGCGACCTCTTCATCTGCAGCGTGACTGCTCCCATGTTCACCTTTGCCCTCTTCTTGGATTCTGCAGCGGGCATTCCAGATGCCTTCTGCTTCACCTTCCATCTCACCAGCTCCGGCTTCATCATCATGTCCCTCAAGACTGTGGCGGTGATCGCCCTTCACCGACTGCGCATGGTGCTGGGGAAGCAGCCCAATCAGACCGCCTCTTTCCCTTGTACTCTCTTGCTCACCCTGCTCTTGTGGGCCACTAGCTTCACTCTTGCCACACTGGCCACCATGAGAACCCACAAATCCCGCCTCTGCCTTCCCATCTCCAGTCTGGTCAGCGGCGAGGGGAAGATAATCCCTTACATGTATGTGATTGACTTCATATGCTGTGTGACGGTAGCTTCGGTCTCTTACATCATGATTGCCCAGGCCTTGAGGAGAAATGCCCAAGTGAGGAAATGCCCTCCGGTCATCACAGTCGACGCGTCCAGGCCTCAGCCTTTTTCTGGACCTCTTATGGCTGGGTGTGCTGATGGGGTACAGTGCACTGTGCCAGCTCTGTACAGAAATCAGAACTACAACAAACTGCAGCATGTCCAGACCCATGGCTACGGGAAGAACCTCAGCCAGTTGCCGGCATCTGCAGCCAGCAGACTCCAGCTGGTGTCCACCGTCAACTTGTCCACAGCCAAAGACTCTAAAGCTGTGGTAACGTGTGTGGTAATTGTCCTTTCCGTCCTAGTTTGCTGCCTCCCATTGGGGATCTCTTTGGTGCAGGACGTATTGTCCAGGAACAGTAGCTTCATCCTCTACCAGTTCGAACTGTGTGGATTTACCCTCATTTTTTTCAAGTCTGGATTGAACCCTTTTATATATTCCCGTAACAGTGCTGGGTTGAGGAGGAGGGTCCTGTGGTGCCTCCAGTACTTGgctctcctctttttttgttGCAAGCAGAAGACCAGGCTCCGAGCTGTGGGCAGAGGGAGCCTGGAGGCCAACAGGAACAAGTCCTCTCACCACGAGACCAACTCAGCCTACATGCTCTCTCCAAAGCCTCAGAAGAAGTTTGTGGACCAAGCCTGTGGCCCTAGCCACTCCAAGGAAAGCATGCTGAGCCCTAAAGCTTCCATCGGCCAGCAGCCATACGGAGGCCAGAGTAGTTCAACCCCCATGAACACCCGCATTGAGCCTTACTATAGCATCTATAACAGCTGCCCATCCCAGGAAGTGAGCACTCCCAACAGCCTGCAACCTGCAAGCTCTCCCTTTGGGTTTGCCAGGTCCTACATTGCCATGAACTACCACACCACGAATGACTTGGTGCAGGATTTTGACAGTACTTCTGCTAAGCAGATACCAGCTCCCTCGGTGTAG
- the LOC128323064 gene encoding toll-like receptor 2, whose translation MGISTRILHFYLIIFFSYGEGRFQHIDKKTYVSKPSGDYHQNSSSLTESQIPRKTLSFSHNAVKEIPKRKVEGSLNLLCNQSSEVEPIAILVNSLPQEVPYQKPPQTLSQIDGMELSLQDTTEPPRSVEKLQGATSLPNANPMLKWSGLGHIKQDAHRTVAFPPSRLRRAVVCGIPVNGVLDLSHRKLTESELRQKVGRHCKATLNKITEFNVSHNYVNIHLTDLILLLLKMTEVQSINVSYNQVTLTSAHMEKSCKLRPSKLLFLNLSHNPLDTLENLCLPSTVKSIDLSFTHIHQIPEKFGIIFFHLEEMYVQGNQLIYHGARDTSACYSGRSRLSSKPFTVSYISIPKETPIRSLPRAVKHLELSHCSIVELPEWFVQNMTRLFFLDLSNNPMHTFPQLPTSLQYLDLSNSHIKRIAVLSHFSNLTVLNIQNNKITHFSSAYLPDSLKELDISRNKIRTFPFQKAQHNIESLNISGNLLQQLNLSSPYSSLNNLDASCNLIGELLGPMGDLLPELKYLNLSRNKISFLQPGFLPESLLELDISNNVIIVIMKDTFDHLTNLNVLTIQGKHFFCSCDLYWFANTYLSTPGMQINGREHLRCGFPLNKKGLLLEESTLTLLSCSLGLQLVIMACVAILVMSIITALCWHLDGLWYIRMGWYWCMAKRKQYKKRPEQKPYDAFISYSENDALWTKEILLEKLEANGFRVCYHERDFMPGHPVLGNIFHCIENSHKVLFVLSPSFVNSSWCQYELYFAEHQVLNENQDSLIMVVLEDLPCNSIPQKFSKLRKLLKRKTYLKWSPEQHKQKLFWSQLTAVLKTTNEPVVLKEENGLHQKTDVKLKGHE comes from the coding sequence ATGGGGATCTCCACCAGAATCCTGCATTTCTACCTCATTATTTTCTTCAGTTATGGAGAAGGCAGATTTCAGCATATAGACAAGAAGACCTATGTTTCCAAGCCCTCAGGTGATTACCATCAAAACAGTTCATCATTAACAGAGTCACAGATTCCAAGAAAAACCCTCAGCTTTTCACACAATGCTGTGAAAGAAATACCCAAAAGGAAAGTGGAAGGCTCTTTAAATCTGCTATGCAACCAGAGTTCTGAAGTTGAGCCAATAGCTATTTTGGTTAACAGCCTACCACAGGAAGTGCCTTATCAAAAGCCACCTCAGACGTTGTCACAAATTGATGGAATGGAACTATCACTGCAGGACACCACAGAACCTCCCAGGTCAGTAGAGAAACTTCAAGGAGCCACAAGCCTTCCAAATGCCAACCCAATGTTAAAGTGGAGTGGTCTGGGTCACATAAAACAAGATGCACACAGAACGGTGGCATTCCCACCTTCAAGATTAAGGAGAGCTGTAGTCTGTGGAATCCCAGTGAATGGAGTCCTTGACCTATCACACAGAAAACTGACAGAGAGTGAACTAAGGCAGAAAGTGGGTAGGCACTGTAAAGCCACTTTGAACAAAATTACTGAGTTCAATGTCAGTCACAACTATGTGAATATACATCTCACGGACTTAATTTTACTGCTCCTTAAAATGACGGAAGTGCAATCCATCAATGTGAGTTACAACCAGGTGACTCTCACATCTGCACACATGGAAAAGAGCTGTAAGCTGAGGCCCAGCAAGCTCTTGTTTTTAAACCTCAGCCACAATCCCCTCGACACTTTGGAAAACCTTTGTCTCCCTTCAACTGTCAAAAGCATTGATTTatctttcacacacatacaccaaatACCAGAGAAGTTTGGCATAATTTTTTTTCACTTAGAAGAGATGTACGTTCAAGGAAACCAGCTTATATACCATGGTGCACGTGATACATCTGCCTGTTATTCAGGACGTTCAAGACTGAGCTCTAAGCCATTCACTGTGTCGTATATTTCCATTCCCAAAGAAACGCCCATTCGGAGCCTCCCACGGGCAGTCAAGCATCTAGAACTGTCACATTGTTCCATTGTGGAACTCCCAGAATGGTTTGTGCAAAATATGACACGCCTTTTCTTTCTAGACCTTAGCAACAACCCCATGCACACATTCCCCCAGCTGCCAACTTCACTGCAGTACCTGGATTTAAGCAACAGTCACATCAAAAGGATAGCTGTGCTTAGCCACTTCTCCAATCTAACAGTGcttaacattcaaaacaataaaataacacacTTCTCATCTGCGTATCTTCCAGACTCACTAAAAGAACTTGATATCAGTAGAAATAAGATCCGTACGTTCCCTTTCCAGAAGGCACAGCACAACATAGAATCCCTCAATATCTCTGGAAATCTACTACAACAGCTGAATCTGAGCAGCCCTTACTCCTCCCTCAACAACTTAGATGCAAGTTGCAATTTAATTGGAGAGCTGCTGGGTCCCATGGGAGATTTGCTGCCGGAATTGAAATACCTGAATTTGTCAAGAAACAAAATCTCTTTTCTGCAACCAGGTTTTCTCCCTGAATCTTTGCTTGAGCTGGACATAAGCAACAATGTGATTATTGTCATCATGAAAGATACATTTGATCACTTGACCAACCTGAATGTTTTAACCATTCAAGGGAAACACTTTTTTTGCAGTTGTGACTTGTACTGGTTTGCGAACACATATCTCTCTACCCCAGGCATGCAGATAAATGGACGAGAACATCTTCGGTGTGGCTTTCCACTCAATAAGAAGGGCCTTTTGTTGGAAGAAAGTACGCTAACGCTTCTTTCCTGTTCTCTTGGCCTTCAGTTGGTCATTATGGCTTGCGTGGCCATCTTGGTTATGTCCATCATAACAGCCCTGTGTTGGCATCTCGATGGGCTCTGGTATATCAGGATGGGGTGGTACTGGTGCATGGCTAAGCGCAAACAATACAAGAAGAGACCAGAACAGAAGCCATATGATGCCTTCATTTCATACAGTGAAAATGACGCACTGTGGACTAAAGAGATCCTACTAGAAAAACTGGAAGCCAATGGCTTTAGAGTATGTTACCATGAGAGAGACTTCATGCCGGGGCACCCAGTGCTTGGGAACATTTTTCACTGCATTGAGAACAGCCACAAAGTTCTTTTTGTGCTGTCGCCCAGCTTCGTCAACAGTTCCTGGTGCCAGTATGAGTTGTACTTTGCTGAACATCAGGTCCTCAATGAAAACCAAGACTCTCTTATTATGGTTGTGTTGGAGGACCTCCCCTGCAACAGCATCCCACAGAAATTCAGCAAGCTGAGAAAGCTCTTGAAAAGGAAAACCTACTTAAAATGGAGCCCAGAGCAACATAAGCAGAAGCTCTTCTGGAGCCAGTTGACGGCGGTGCTAAAAACGACCAATGAACCAGTGGTTTTGAAAGAagaaaatggcctccaccagaAAACAGATGTGAAATTGAAAGGGCATGAATGA